cttacatttaggtctctaatccattttgagtttacttttgtgtatggtgccagggagtgttctaatttcattcttctacatgtagctgtccagttttcccagcaccacttattgaagaggctgtcttttctccattgtatatccttgcctcctttctcatagattagttgaccataggtgcgtgggtttatctctgggctttctatcctgttccattgatctatatttctgtttttgtgccaataccatattgtcttgattactgtagctttgtagtatagtctgaagtcagggagtctgattcctccagctctgcttttttcctcaagactgctttggctgaaACTCAGAGTTTAGAGAGTAAAGGAGTAGAGTGAGAGCcactagagagagaagaagaggtaAGACCATATAGGCTCTTAGAGGCCATGGTAGAGTTTGGGACAGGGGAAAACTGATTGGATTTGCATTTTGTAAAAATCACTTTGGCTGCTGATGTTAAGATCAAAGTGGAGAAGGCTCATGGAAACTGTGGTAGGACCAGCTGGGATGCCAGTGCAGTTGACTTGGCAAGAGAGGATGAAGCTGGAGCTTAGGCAGGAACGGTggtaaaaaggaagagaactgGGCAGGCTGCAGAGAAAAATAGGAGCAAGATCAACAGGACTTGGTAATGAATTGGATGTGAAAGGGTGACAAAGTAGCTTCAAGGATGATGCCAGTTTCCACAAATGATCCTTCTCAAAGTTTACATCACCAGCCCAGTCCTTGGCCCTGAGTTCCAGCCAAACAGCCAGCCACAAACTTCAACATCTCCATTAGACATCACCTCAAACTGTACACATCCACAGCTAATTTATCACTCACACTTAGCCCTCTGTTAAATGGGATGAAACCTCCTCCGAGGGATGAATAAGGGAATTGTGGAGGGAGAGCCCAGCAAAGCAGATGAGCCTGCTCTGGGTCAGGGCCACCACTCAGGGAAATGAAGCTCTAGAAGTCAGAAATGCCCTGATACCCTTTTTGAGGAGTAAAGTCTTCCAAGATCTGCCTCCTAAATTAAGTGGCTGCTTCTCACTCTCTGCTACAGAGAAAACCAACCAATTCAGAGTTTTAGTGGTTGCCAGCAGTAACAGGGTGGCCCAAGAGGTTGGCCCAGCTTCCTCCCTTTATCTTGCAGCAAACCACCTCTGCAGTATGGTGCATAGGCTGTGCAGGGCAGTGGTTGAAATCAAAAATTCTAAAGCCTGACTGCTTCTGTTCAGATACTGACTTTGCCCTTAGTAGCTATGagatcttgggcaagtaacttaacctctgttttctcatctgtaaattggggaaaATAATAGTGCTTTTTAGGGTtgtaaatctgatttaaaaaaaaaaaaaaagagagaagggccCAAAGGAAAAAGAGGCCTATAGGCGAGTTTCTCCCTCAGCAAAGGGTAAAGCTGACACTGGTGTTTTCCTTGGCCCTGCAGGGTTTGGCTTGGCAGAAGGCAATGCCCAGGGTTCAGGCTCCAGACGCAAGCCTGGAGGCACCAGAGTGGTGTTGAAAGAGGTGTGGATTTGGAGCCAGATATCCACGTTCCAGCCTTGATAAGGTGCTGCCACAGACAAGCAGGGCCCAAAGCCTAAAAGGCAAGGAGCTGACGCCGGGCCCCGCCCCTGAGGCTAGCTTGCGCAAACTCAAAAGATCCACAAACAGCACCGAAGCCCCAGGGGCAGAGTCGGAGGAGGACGCTGAGAATCGCTCTTGCGCGCCCAATCACAAATGACGTTCCGCCTGTTCCCCGCCCGCTAGGTGGGAGGACCCAATCAACGTCGAGAGCGTATGCCCACTTATTTTGGGTCCTTGCTGCGGCTGTAGGGCCTCTAGGGCTGCTGGTCAGCTCTGCTCTAGACGCGCGGGGGTCTGCAAGCGTGGGGCAGCTTTCCAACCTGGCTTCCCGGGATGTCGGTGGCCTTCGTGCCGGACTGGCTGAGAGGCAAGGCGGAAGTCAATCAGGAGACGATCCAGCGGGTGAGCGCTAATGCGGGCAGAGCGATCTTAGCAGAGATCCCGAAGTGCTACGGGTGCTGGAAGCTTCCTGGAGTGAGCAGCTGAGACTGGTGTGCGTAGGGTGACTTGCCGTCAGATGGGAATGAAGTCAGCAGAGGCGCTGGGGCTGGAAATCCCGGCattggggcgggggcggggaaggaGGCAGTTGTCCCCGCCGGCCTGATGTCGTGCTGCACTGACCCTTTGATCTTTCAGCTCCTGGAGGAGAATGATCAGTTGATCCGCTGTATTGTGGAATATCAGAACAAAGGACGGGCGAATGAATGCGTCCAGTAAGTCCCCTCCCTATTCCCCTGACTAATGAGTTTGGCGGGGAAGCCAGTATAGGAATACAGCAGCTGACCTGAACTAGGAGTCTTGAGTGATTGATCGcacatgaggctcagagaggttacctGCCCAAGACCATACGGACAGTGCACTGTGAAGCTTGGAGTCAGACGTGGCTCCCTCTTCAAAACTTGAATTGTGCTCATTACAAAGACTGCTTCACGTGAAGCCATGTCAGCCGATGACAACAGGGATGGGGAGGAAAGCACTGGGAAAACTAGTGTCCGGAGATGATGAGAGCAGTGGCTGCTTTCTGGTCGTGGAACCCTGGCTCATACTTTTCTTGTAACACACGCAAAGACCAATAAAAGATTTCCAGGTTAAGACAGAGGTAAATTTGGCACAGTAATTTAACGTGCCCTCTAGCTATATgccaaaatgagagaaaacagcCTCTTTTCTAAATGTCGTTCCGGGAATTATGCCCCATTtattacagaaacaaaaaaatttatttcattgttaCCGAAGCCATGCTTTTCCCACCCCCTAAAAAAGTAACCTACAGTCCCTCACTGAACAGCTCAATGGAATAGTAGAGATATCCATCTTTGGGTAAGTCTTTACATTGGACACTGGCATTTGGTACTTTGCTTTTGTACAGTTTATAGTAAACACTCTCATTTTTCTATATGGAAAATAGTTGCAAAACACTCCATTTGGTGCAGTGATTCTCGAAGTATGGGGTAAGAAAGTTATCAAAATCTCCTAATGGACCGTTTCACACTGCACCGTCCACGCTTCCTACCCCCTAGCCTGATTTGTCTTCCTAGGTGGAGAGCTCTACCCCCTGATTGAGAATCGCTATTATAGTAAGTGTGCATTGATCATGGAAGTGTCTTGTCCCTTCTTTAAGtttgttcaaaaaaaaattttttttgggggggggcgctgtgtggcatgcgggatctcagttccccgaccagggatcaaaaccgtgtcccctgcatcggaagcatcaagtcctaaccaccggactgccaggggattccctgtTCAAGATATTTTATAAGTAgtactgagtgccaggcactgtttcagcCACTGGGGAATCAGTACTAAAACAGATATCAGCTCTGCTTTCATGGAACTTACCTTCTAGACTGTAGAGTCATATAATTAGGCACATACTAATAAGCACTCCGAATAAGAATAAAGCAGGGTAAGTGGGGGGAAGAGCGCTACTTTATACCAGGTATTTTTGATGTGACATTTGAGTAGATGCCTTAGGTGGGGGAGCAGCTATGCAGATACGTGAATCAGAGAGAGTATCAGGTGGAAAAGCCCCCAGGCTAGAGAGTGCTGGCTATCTCCAAGTCATAGCAAGGAGGCCACTCTGGCCAGAACTCAGCGAGTAAAGGGAAAGTGGTaggagatgagatcagagaggGTAACTAGAGGCCCTGATCATATAGGGCCTTATAGGCCATGAGGGCTCAGCTTTACTCATAATGAGATGGGAGCCTTTGGAGGGTTTTGAACAGAGGTATGACATGGTCTTGACCTAAACTGTACAGTGATCACTCAGGCTTCTATGCGGATAATTAGAGTAGGGGTGCAAAGGTAGAGCAGGGAGACAGGTTAGGAGATGCTCCAGTAGTCCAAGCAAGAAGTGATAGTGGCTTGGCCTGGAGAGGTAGCTATGGAAGTGAGAAGTGAGAACAGGTAAGATTCTGGATATATCTTCCTTCAATATGTTAAATAAGAAGGTTGACAACACTGAGTGATCCAGTCAGTGGATGAGCCATTCACTAGGGTGGAtaaattcttttccagttttttgttcATGTTCAGTAAAAGCAAACATCTAATTTTTACCTGTTTTTTACCCATAGGTACCAGCATGTGTTACACAGAAATCTCATTTATTTGGCCACCATCGCAGACGCCAACCCAACCAGTGCTTCAAAAGCAATGGAATAATCTTCCAGTTGGCTGTTGTGAGGAGTAACCAAATGTAATCTATTTCCTAGGAAATGGAGGCAGGATCCTTACCAACTCACCTGCTTTGAAGGCGAATGGAACCTCTgtagctcttttaaaaatgtgaaaatgcaaagaaagctACTAAATTAACCGTATTCTCagagagaatatttattttaataattaagcgGATTCGCTCAATTAAGTTGACTCCAGGTGTCCTCCTTCCTGAAATAAGTGTGTTTGGACATCAGGGGCATCTTCGAGTCTACCTTTTCAGTTTCAACCTGAAGAGGAAACTGAGCAGGTATTGGGCGAGACTCCCGACTGAGACCCTGCCAATGGACATGTAACTGTGTGTGCCCTCCTACCAGTTTGTGGTTGTGGACCCCCTGACTGCTCTTTTCAGGTTGCTTTGAAATAAAGCTTGCCTTTCCACAAAAAACTGATGAGGTATAGAAATTTTCATGTAATAAGTCTTCCATTTGGTTTTTGAGAAAAAgtgtaaagacttaaaaatatatgtaacaacACCATTATCATTGCTAACACAATTAATAGTTATTCTTAATTATTATCTAACATCATCTACTAATAGAAGATGTGATAGGGGAGgaagaatatctttttctttctatccttTTAAGGTTCTTGGCTAGGCCtctataacaaaagacagattaataaaagcatacaaatttatttaatataagttttatatgacatgggagccttcataaggaaatgaagacccaaagaagcagTTATACCTGAGCATTTTTATAGTAAGTTTGATGAAAAGTAGAAAGTCATGGGAAAATGTGATAGGACATAAGGTTATGAGCGAGGTGTAGTAAACTGGAGGGAACTTGGTAAGGCCTTTTTGTTCAAAATCTGTGTCCCTCTGGATGTAGGGAGGACACTTTTAATATGAGGGTCTCATGACCTGTTTCATGGGAGAAGGTCTGAGAGTCCTTCCAGCATCTGCCatttctgattccttcagcttgaaatattcaatatgccaagGTGCCGTATTTTGGAGTAGCATGCCCTGAATTCCACGATGTTCAATTTTCTTTTGTTCCCACAAAATGTGTTTTTGTTGATGTGtctgaatcaggatccaaacaagATTTACACCCTGCATTTTGTTGATGTCCCTTAAGTCTCTAAAAATACTTAacagttcccttttcttttctttgccatttGTTGGAAAAACTAGGTCATTTGCTCtaaaatttttcacatttctgttgTATCCCTGTGGTGTCATTATATCTGTCCCACTAATCGCCCACTTTTCCTATAAACTGGTAGAGGCTCATTCAGACTCAGGTTCTaatatttttggcaagaatacatCATAGGAATTGCTTGCTTTCACATCACATCAGGAAATAACCTAATCTGATTTATTATCAAGTCCTGATAGCCTTTCACTTAAATTATAATCTACCCAGCTTTGATCTGTTACTTCCTCAGGGATTACataatggtgattttctattttattgttctttttgccTCTATTAGCTTTGTTCTATAAAGAACTTTCCCTCTTTGAGACTTATCTGTTAAATGAGGCAAAGAGATTCTTGTGAACcccaaattaaaaccttttgttgGAGTCAAGGGTTGCAACCCAGGGAGGCTATAACATGTAAACAGTGAAGAGAGACCTCATTTTGAGTCCCAGATCTAACACAACCTCAGAAAGCTCTGTTTCCTcagctctaaaatggggataatgaaagTAGTATCCGCCTCCTGACGTTATGAGATGGAGATAATGCAGTTGAGAGCTGAGCACATGGTAAACAACCAAGTGTGTTAGCTTTGTGTGTTAGCTGAAGGCTCTGGCCCTTTCTAGGCCTTCTCAAGTCTGGAAGGGAGCCTGCTCCCCCACCCGTTCTGCCATCTGTAGGGTTCTAACCCATCATTGGTCTCCTCCCTCCTCTACTGTTCATGTGGTTTGTGCTCATACTCCATGCCAAGTAGGCTGCTCGTGGACCTAATCTGATCAGCAGATATGGTGGGTGCTGTGCAGTGTATTTAGTTTTGAATTAGTtgctaatatttaaaaaacaagaggaTTTCCTATAAAAGCCTGGCTTTCTAGCAATGCTGGGTTACAGATCCATGTGGCAACCATCAGTTGGAGTGGGATGGCAGCTGCCCCCCTTTATTAGACAGCTTGAatacttaaaaatctgttaaagaGGGTGGATCTCGGGACTTACCTGGccgtctagtggttaagactctgcacgtCCACTGCacagggtgtgggttcgatccctggttggggaactaagatcccacatgctgcatgacatggccaaaaaattttttaaaaggagggtggatctcatgttgtgttcttaccacaataaagtaaaacaaaaacaaacaaagtagAGAGTGGCTACCAGATCCTGGGTAGAGGGGAGAATGAGGAGTTATTATTGGTACCaagttttagtttagtttttttttcatttttatttatttttggctgctttgggtcttcgttgctgcacgcgggctttctctagttgccacgagtgggggctactcttccttgcggtgtgccagcttctcattgcggtggctgctcttgtggagcacggactctaggtgctcAAGCtccagtaattgtggcacacgggcttcaggagttgcggcatgcaggctcagtagttgtggcttgcaggctctagagcgtaggctctgtaggtgtggtgcacgggcttagttgctccgcggcatgtgggatcttcccggaccagggatcgagcctgtgtcccctgcattggcaggcggactcttaaccaccacgccaccagggaagtccccaaagttttagttttacaagatgaaaattGTCTTATggatagatggtggtgatggttgcacaacaatgtgaatgtagttAACAGCCTCTGAACTGTAAGCtaaaaaacagttaaaagataattttatgtatattttacaattttaagaaaataatggaaaacaacAACTACAACCCAACAGTGTGGCCCCAGCCTAAAGATACATCAGTGTAacaaatagagtccagaaatagaatcGCACATATGTGGTCACAAAgccaaggtaattcaatggaTAAAAGTCTTTTACAACAAATAGTGGTGGAACCACTGTATAGACCTACGGGGAAAAGAAATGAACCTCAACTTCTACCTGACCCCACATCCACAAATTCTAATAGATCACAGACTTACACCTACGGTGTAAGGTTGGGCtacaaaacttctaaaagaaaacataggagaaaaccttctCGAGCTTGGGGTAGGCAGAGATTTCCTATACAAAGAAGCacaagccataaaagaaaaaattgatcaAGTGATTTAATCAAAAACGAAAAACTGCTTTGCACAAGCCACtttcaaaacaaaagacaagacgcagattgggagaaaatattcgcactTACATAAACCTAACAAGAGAGTTGTATTCAGAACATACATATATCATCTAACATGTTAGTATCCAGAACCCTTGCATTCTATAAGACGAAAAACGCGATTAAAATAAGGGCAAAGGTCTTGAACTGACACGTCACAAAAGAGGGAGAGTGGCCTTGAACACAACTATACCAGTGACGCTGGCCCCAAAGCGCGGACGAACGCACAGTTCAGCCTATGGTCTAACGGGATAGTGCCATAACTACTCCTtgagaagaagaaaaccaaagctcTGTCGCTCTACTAAACCTCAACAACCTCAACCCCCCAACTGTTTCGCAGATTCGGAAACAGGAAAGCCTCGCGGTATCTGCAAATACGTAGACACAGCCCTTGAGAAAGGACCACAGGACGTAGAGATCACAGGCGCGTCCGGGTCTCCCAGATTGGGCGACTGATTCCAACGTACACAGGGGGAAAGGGGCGGGGCAAAACAGGGCCAGCTCAGGAATAGGAGCGCCGGGGCTGGAGGCTCTTCGAGCTCCAAGGCACGCCCACGTAAGCGCACCCCCTTCGGTTACCCACCGCCTTCGAGACCGTACTCTCGCGGTATTTGTCTCGACTCTCGCGGGGTTTAGCGTGGCACTGGGAGGCCGGgccagggggcgggggtggtggtctGTTAGTGGCGTTGGGCTTCGGCCGTGGTGGCAGCAGTTTCTTCTCTGCTCACGGGGAGCAGCTCAGGCTGGAGGCCAGCCAGGTGAAGAGGTAGTCTGCATGTGTGTGCGCGCTCCATGGGGGCCGGGAGGCCTGGGGTGAGAGGGAGCTGGTCTCGGCCTGGGGCGCTGTCGCACCAGGCCAGCGGGAGGTGACTGAGGCGCGGGCTCCGCCCTAGCCCCGCGCCCTGACCGCTTTCCTTCCCGTCTCTCCCAGCTCTTGCCGCCGCCTCGGTCGCGATGGGGGCGCAGGACCGGCCGCAGTGTCACTTCGACATCGAGATCAACCGGGAGCCGGGTGAGCCGGGACACTGGGTAGCCCTGCGGGCCCTCGGCTTGccttggggaaggggaggggtctACCTtcatcacccctcccccaagccttTTTGGGAGCTGGTAGGCGCAGTCGGCACTCTCTTTTCTCCTGAGCGAAAGTCTGCAGAGGAGGGTGGCCCGGATACACCACTCCAATCCTAAACAGGCCTCACAGTCCCAAACTCCATGCCCTCCTGCACCCCCGGAATGAGTGTTCATGCCATGCCTAGCGCCAAGAAAAGGGGTGCAGTCCTTTGTGGACTTTGTCTCTCTCAGTGTCTCTAGGGGGCAAACCCTCCCAATTTCGATTTCTGGTCTCTCACTCTGTACTGTGAGCTTTGGACTCGTATATCCTGTATTTCCTAATCCTTGTACAGCATTAATAGGTTAACTccgcttttatttttccttaagtgtCTTTAGCCAGAATTTCTTGGTTCGTAGGAAAATGACTTAGCACAAGTCTTGGGTGATAAACCAAAGCATTCAGTACCAACAGACTTGCAGCATGTGTGCGCTTAgcattaatgttttgtttttagggaATCCAGTCATTCGTTAgtatattttgttgaaaataaaatattttcttctagagggTAGTTGTTTCGTTCTAAGTTACAGAGCGTGCGGGGTTCCAAACTgttttcttacctcttttttAGTATCTGTGAGGGAAGTTTTAATTGGAGGCATATAAACAGTCTTTGTGCCAATCTTGTTCAGCAGATTCTAGGTGCTGCTGTTCTAGACTCTGAGGATATAGCAATGCATTAAACAAAGGCCTCTCTTCCTTGTAGTTTATATTCTATTGGAGAAAGGCAgacaataaaccaaaaaaaaaaattttttttgtcttgtagtagggatactgttttattttatttattttcttttcttatttatttggttgtatcagatcttagttgcagcaggtgggctccttagttgtggcatgcatgggggatctagttcccagaccagggattgaagcccggccccctgcattgggagcgccaccagagaagtccctagggATACTGTTTTAATAGGTCGGTCAGAAAAGGCGATTTtgagaagatgacatttaagCAGACCCGAAGGAGATGAGGAGGTGAGTTGTGTGGATATCTTTGAGAAGAGCATTCCTGGTAGAGGGAGTAGttagtacaaaggccctgaggagaaGAGTGTACCTGCaagtttgaggaacagcaagaaaAGCCCACGGGGGCTGGAGTAAAGGAGGCAGGTGAGTAGCAGGAAATGGGTAAAGGCCATAGTGAGAACTTTGACTCAGTGAGACAAGATAttgaagggttttgagcagaggaatgatgTGATCTTAGTAATTTTGTTGGCATTCTCTCTTATTCATACTTGAGCCTTGTGGATCTTAATCCTTACTATATAGtgaatccactttttttttttgttttttttgcggtacgcgggcctctcactgtcgtggcctctcccgttgcggaggacaggctccggacacacaggctcagcggccatggctcacgggcccagccgctccgcggcatgtgggatccccctggaccggggcacgaacccgcgtcccccgcatcggcgggcggactctcaaccactgtgccaccggggtaGCCCTGATTCCACGTTTTGAAtaacagagctttttttttttttaagagtttataaTAGCAGACTCCTGGAAAGTGGAGGTCAAACAAAGGTTCTCTAGCCACGTAAAGTACAGTACTCCTTTCCtcgtatatatgtttatatcctAGTTTTGCAAATGACTTTCATCATGAAACATCTCCAGGATACGTTTGGTAAATGTAAAATGAACTTCGGTCCCCAACGCTATAATAACCTTTCTGGTAGAAGTGACTAGAACTCTTGAGAACACTGAATCATATAGAAAACAAGGAATGCTTACATTGTTCTAGGTTGAACCAGTTGATAATTGGCAATTTCATTTGGTTCAGTCTCATATATAATACTTCTCTAGTACTTTTCAGTATATTATGTAAGTAATAGATACTTGATTTTTACACAACTTTTAAGGATCACTTCAGTTGTATGAAATGAGGTGTCCTGCTTTGCAGGATTTAAACATTAGTATGTATGTCATTGAGTACTTATTCAAGTAATACTCTTCTATAGTTAATAATTCACttgatataaatattaatataaagtaATATGTTTGATTTACTTTGATGAGCAGAGATCATTTAAGAGTGGACATACTATCCACATTAATGAGATATCAAGAAGTACTGATAAAAATTGAGTTGAATACCACACAGTGTGTATTCTTTTGCGTTACTATCAGtggaaatttgtatattttttagcaAACAGGTGAATTAGACTTTTGAATTGT
The DNA window shown above is from Phocoena phocoena chromosome 10, mPhoPho1.1, whole genome shotgun sequence and carries:
- the SS18L2 gene encoding SS18-like protein 2, yielding MSVAFVPDWLRGKAEVNQETIQRLLEENDQLIRCIVEYQNKGRANECVQYQHVLHRNLIYLATIADANPTSASKAME